Part of the Cellulomonas hominis genome, GGGCGACCCGTTCGGCGGGGACAACGCCAAGCTGCGGAACGCGATGACGACGGGGATGCCGCTCATCCTGTTCCGCAAGGAGGTCGCGAACTACTACACCCCGATCGCCCCGGTCTACGTCGTGGACGACTACCCCGAGGACCGTACGTTCCTGGTGGCCCTGGACGAGGCGTTCCGGTTCATGGGCGACCTGCGCGAGCTCACGGTCGCGCAGCGCGCGTACGCCGTCCGGCTGGCCAAGCGGCGCCTGCACCAGCCGGCGTTCCGGACCCGGGTCCTGCTCGCGTACGAGACGCGGTGCGCGATGTGCCGGCTCGCGCACGGGTCGCTGCTGGACGCGGCGCACATCGTCCCGGACGGGGAGGAGCACGGCGTCCCGACGACCCCGAACGGGCTCGCGCTGTGCAAGATCCACCACGCGGCGTACGACCAGGACATGCTCGGCATCACGCCCGACCACGTCGTGCACCTGGACCGGGAGCTCCTGGCCGAGGTGGACGGGCCGATGCTCCGGCACGGGCTCCAGGCGATGCACGGGCAGCGGCTGACGCTGCCGCGCCGGCCGCGGGACGCACCGTCCCGGGATCTGCTCGCGTGGCGGTGGGAGCGGTTCGCGCGGCGCTGAGCGCCCCGCGGGACTCCTCCGCCGAGCACGCTCGCCCGACCCGTCCCCGCACGCGGGGTCACTCGCGCTTCGCGCGCAACGGGACCTCCTTGACGAGCGCGACCAGGACCAGCCCGGCCACCACCATCGGGATCAGGGTCGCGAACACCGGGGTGAGCGCGTCGTTGTAGGCGCCGACGACGAGGCCGCGGACGGCGTCCGGCAGGTCCCGGACGACAGCGGGCGTGAGGGAGTCCAGGCCGCCCCCGCCCGCGCCGCCGGCGGGCATCCGCTCGGCCAGCAGGGTGGTGAGGCGGGAGGTGAACATCGCGCCGACGAGTGCGCCGCCGAGCGAGGCGCCGATCTCCCGGAAGAAGTTGTTCGCGGCGGTCGCCGTGCCGACCTGCCGGTCGGGGAAGGAGTTCTGCACGATCAGCACGAGGATCTGCTGCCCGAGCCCGACGCCCAGCCCGAGCACGAACAGGTAGGTCAGCAGGACCGCCACAGCCGTGTCGACGGTCAGCGTCGACAGCAGCCAGAGCCCGAGGCCGACGCCGACCATGCTCGCGATCGGCATCCACTTGTAGCGGCCGGTCGTCGCCGCCAGCTGCCCGGTGGTGATCGCGCCGACCATGAGGCCGCCGATCATCGGCAGCAGCATGAGCCCGGAGACGGTCGCGTCGACGCCCTGGACCATCTGCAGGTAGGTCGGCAGGTAGGCGATCGCGCCGAACATCGCGACGCCGAGCAACAGACCGGCGGCTGTGGCCAGGACGAAGTTGCGGCTGGTGAACATGCTCAACGGGATGAGCGGCTCGGCGGCCCGGTGCTCGGCGAGGACGAAGAGCGCGCTGAAGACGACGGCCAGGACCACCAGGGTCAGGATCGTCGGGGACCCCCAGGCGTGCTCCGTGCCGCCCCAGGACGCGATCAGGATGATCGACGTGACGGCGACGACCATCGTGACCGTGCCCCACACGTCGAACCGGACCCGCGCCGCGTGCCGGGGCAGCCGCAGGAACACGGCGGCGAGCACGATCGCGGCGATGCCCAGCGGCACGTTGATCCAGAACGCCCACCGCCAGTGGGCGGACTCGGTGAACCAGCCGCCGAGCAGGGGCCCCGCCACCGCCGAGATGCCGAACACCGCGCCCATGAACCCCATGTACTTCGAGCGCTCCCGCACCGGGGCGATGTCGGCGATGATCGCCTGCGCGAGGATCATCAGCCCGCCGCCGCCGACGCACTGGACGGCACGCGCGGCGATCAGCGACGTCATGTCCTGCGCGAGACCGCCGACGACCGACCCGGCCAGGAACACCACCAGGGCGCCGATGAACAGGAGCTTGCGGCCGACGAGGTCACCGAGCTTGCCGTAGATCGGCATCATGATCGTCGACGTCAGCAGGTACGCCGTGGTCACCCACAGCATGTGGCTCACGCCGCCGAGCTCGCCGACGATCGTCGGCAGGGCCGTGGAGAGGATCATCTGGTCGAGCGAGCCGACGAGCATCGCGACGAGCAGGCCGGCGAAGACGGGCAGGACGTGCCGGGTCGGGCGGGTGGTCCGCTCCGCCGCGACCTCGGGCTCGGGGGTGGTGGTCTGGCTCACCCGGCCATGCTCCGGCCCGGTGGGCGGCGGACGCGTCCCGCCGGTGCGTCATCTTGCGTACCGCGCTCGCGGTACCGCGCGTCAGGACGGGGGGGCGAGCAGGCCGGACTCGTAGGCGACGATGACGAGCTGGGCGCGGTCGTGCGCGTGCAGCTTCGTCATCACGCGGTTCACGTGCGTCTTGGCGGTGTGCGGCGAGATCACCAGGTCGGCGGCGATCTCCTGGTTCGAGCGACCCCGGGCGACCAGGAGCAGCACCTCCCGCTCCCGGTCGGTGAGCTCCCGGAGCTCCGGGACGGCGCGCGGGTCCACCGCCGGCGGGGCGGTCACGTAGCGGGTGATGAGGGCGCGCGTCGCCGCGGGCGACAGGAGCGCGTCCCCGTCGTGGACGGCGCGCACCGCCCGGACGATCTCCTCGGGCTCGGAGCCCTTGCCGATGAAGCCGCTGGCCCCGGCGCGCAGCGCGGCCACGAGGTACTCGTCCTCCTCGAAGGTGGTGAGGACGAGGACCCGGGTCCCCGCGAGGCGGTCGTCCGAGCAGATGCGGGCCGTGGCCTCGATCCCGTCCATCACCGGCATGCGGATGTCCATGACGACGACGTCCGGCGCGAGCGCGAGCGCCCGATCGACGGCCTCGCGCCCGTCGACGGCCTGGGCCACGACGTCGATGCCGTCCTGCCCCGCGAGGATGTCGGTGACCGCCTGACGGATGAGCGGCTGATCGTCGACCACCAGGACGGTCGTCATGCTCGTGCCTCCTTCGACAGCGGGATCGTCGCCGCCACCCGCCACCCTCCGGGCGCGGTGCCGGCGGTGGCGGTGCCGCGGACCGAGGCCACGCGCTCCCGCAGCCCGATCAGCCCGACGCCCGACCCGAGCGGGTCGGCCTCGTCGCCCGGGCCGGACCCGGACGCGCCGGGGACGGGGTTGACCACCGAGAGGTGGAGCGCGTCCGGGCCCACCTCCACGAGGACGTGGGCCCGGTGCCCGGCACCGTGCTTGTGCGCGTTGGTCAGCGCCTCCTGCAGGACACGGTAGGCCACGATCCCGGTGGCGCCGGAGACCCGGTCGAGGTCGCCCTCCGTGCGCAGGCGCACCTCCAGCCCGGCGGACGCGAACGGGGCGAGCAGCTGGTCGAGCTGGTCGAGGCCGGGCTGGGGCGCGTCGACGGACCCGGGCGCCTCGTCCGCGCGCAGCATCGCGAGGAGGTCGCCGATCTCCGCGAGCACGGTGCGGGCGGCCTGCCGGACGGTCCCCAGCGCCTGCCGGGTGCGCTCCGGGTGGGCGTCGAGCGCGGAGGACGCCACACCGGCGTTCAGGCTGATGACCGCGATCTGGTGCGCCACGGCGTCGTGCAGGTCGCGGGCGATCCGCAGCCGCTCCTCCGTGACGCGCCGCCGCGCCTCGGCCTCCCGGGTGCGCTCGGCCCGCTCGGCGCGTTCCGTGATCGCGGCGACGTACGCGCGCCGCGACCGGGCCCCGTCGCCGGCGGCGGCGGCGAACGCGACGGCGAGGACGAACTGGAACACCCGGGGGTCCAGGACGCTGCCCAGGACGGCCGGGAGGCAGAGCAGGAAGACGACGACGACGGCGACGGCGCCGGTGATCGTGGTGGTCCGCCGGGTGGACCGGTTGGCGACCCCGAACATCGCGATCGCCGAGGCCAGGCTCGCTCCCGGCGACAGCACGCCGGCGAAGGAGGCAGCGCCGAACAGCGCGAGCGTCACGGCGAGGACGGGCAGCGGCCACCGGCGGCGCAGGGGGAGCACCGCGGCGGGCGAGATGACCAGCAGCACCTCCCACCAGGTGCCGGGCTGGT contains:
- a CDS encoding MDR family MFS transporter, which produces MSQTTTPEPEVAAERTTRPTRHVLPVFAGLLVAMLVGSLDQMILSTALPTIVGELGGVSHMLWVTTAYLLTSTIMMPIYGKLGDLVGRKLLFIGALVVFLAGSVVGGLAQDMTSLIAARAVQCVGGGGLMILAQAIIADIAPVRERSKYMGFMGAVFGISAVAGPLLGGWFTESAHWRWAFWINVPLGIAAIVLAAVFLRLPRHAARVRFDVWGTVTMVVAVTSIILIASWGGTEHAWGSPTILTLVVLAVVFSALFVLAEHRAAEPLIPLSMFTSRNFVLATAAGLLLGVAMFGAIAYLPTYLQMVQGVDATVSGLMLLPMIGGLMVGAITTGQLAATTGRYKWMPIASMVGVGLGLWLLSTLTVDTAVAVLLTYLFVLGLGVGLGQQILVLIVQNSFPDRQVGTATAANNFFREIGASLGGALVGAMFTSRLTTLLAERMPAGGAGGGGLDSLTPAVVRDLPDAVRGLVVGAYNDALTPVFATLIPMVVAGLVLVALVKEVPLRAKRE
- a CDS encoding HNH endonuclease — protein: MDSAVESALREQIIAWVRERAEANGGFLHREELLGYRTGGRRLPIIDYSRGIRNPADFSSTLSIVSSVNGPYDDVESADGLLHYAYRKGDPFGGDNAKLRNAMTTGMPLILFRKEVANYYTPIAPVYVVDDYPEDRTFLVALDEAFRFMGDLRELTVAQRAYAVRLAKRRLHQPAFRTRVLLAYETRCAMCRLAHGSLLDAAHIVPDGEEHGVPTTPNGLALCKIHHAAYDQDMLGITPDHVVHLDRELLAEVDGPMLRHGLQAMHGQRLTLPRRPRDAPSRDLLAWRWERFARR
- a CDS encoding sensor histidine kinase → MTGDDTEGRARTADAAVPPAPAAPGWVGDAVAAALIVLVALVPLPAHEYQPGTWWEVLLVISPAAVLPLRRRWPLPVLAVTLALFGAASFAGVLSPGASLASAIAMFGVANRSTRRTTTITGAVAVVVVFLLCLPAVLGSVLDPRVFQFVLAVAFAAAAGDGARSRRAYVAAITERAERAERTREAEARRRVTEERLRIARDLHDAVAHQIAVISLNAGVASSALDAHPERTRQALGTVRQAARTVLAEIGDLLAMLRADEAPGSVDAPQPGLDQLDQLLAPFASAGLEVRLRTEGDLDRVSGATGIVAYRVLQEALTNAHKHGAGHRAHVLVEVGPDALHLSVVNPVPGASGSGPGDEADPLGSGVGLIGLRERVASVRGTATAGTAPGGWRVAATIPLSKEARA
- a CDS encoding response regulator transcription factor → MTTVLVVDDQPLIRQAVTDILAGQDGIDVVAQAVDGREAVDRALALAPDVVVMDIRMPVMDGIEATARICSDDRLAGTRVLVLTTFEEDEYLVAALRAGASGFIGKGSEPEEIVRAVRAVHDGDALLSPAATRALITRYVTAPPAVDPRAVPELRELTDREREVLLLVARGRSNQEIAADLVISPHTAKTHVNRVMTKLHAHDRAQLVIVAYESGLLAPPS